A stretch of Desulfotalea psychrophila LSv54 DNA encodes these proteins:
- a CDS encoding nuclear transport factor 2 family protein yields MLTREDVRSLFEHLKSDPDQFFAHVATDVQWTVMGTHPLAGIYQSKEDFLDHTFKRLAKILKEGALLEIVDLFIDGSTAIVEMRSISTANNGKPFDNRYCWIVTFSGDLITAVKAYLDSALVQQLVSENE; encoded by the coding sequence ATGCTAACCAGAGAGGATGTCCGCAGCCTGTTTGAACATTTGAAGTCTGACCCGGATCAGTTCTTTGCCCATGTCGCAACTGATGTGCAGTGGACGGTGATGGGAACCCACCCCCTGGCCGGAATCTATCAGAGCAAGGAGGACTTTCTCGACCACACCTTTAAACGCTTGGCCAAAATCCTCAAAGAGGGCGCTCTATTGGAGATAGTGGATCTCTTTATCGACGGTTCCACGGCCATCGTCGAGATGCGCTCTATCTCCACCGCCAATAACGGCAAACCCTTTGATAACAGATATTGCTGGATCGTTACCTTCAGCGGCGATCTCATCACAGCCGTCAAGGCCTACCTCGATTCGGCCCTTGTCCAGCAACTCGTCAGCGAAAATGAATAG
- a CDS encoding cache domain-containing protein, whose protein sequence is MNNSASLTIRSPIQKKLLAFIILIGLGLTAFLLFFHYSLSTNLEKEKKDQSKHITEVGLGVVQHFYQLSADGNLTSSQAKARALNTLNGATYGANGYLWVNSGEGVLLMQPYTPNRVGLNLINWTDFKGKYFFKEFISTAKNGGGWVSYYWPKPNIPEESPKISYVTYFTPWDWVLGTGLYLDDMQENIFWIVFKTSVIFSACFIVFVVIAIFVINYFLRQIGELAIKDTLTNLYTKRFLKEILPTILTKLHQDNEKLLAVIDLDIDHFKKINANYGRSCGDRVLKRLANIIIENTRPNDFSIRFGGEEFLLIGFFNNEKEIIQITEIIRTETDCLVFDERNEKFHITISAGIAIYRAEEELFETTLKRAGKKLQEAKESGRNRICL, encoded by the coding sequence ATGAATAACTCAGCATCCCTAACAATCAGGTCTCCGATTCAGAAGAAACTTCTGGCATTTATTATTCTTATTGGTCTTGGACTAACTGCCTTTCTTTTGTTTTTTCATTACTCTCTTTCAACAAATTTAGAAAAAGAAAAAAAAGACCAATCTAAACATATTACTGAGGTTGGTCTGGGAGTTGTTCAACATTTTTATCAACTGAGTGCAGATGGAAATCTGACCTCTTCGCAGGCAAAGGCAAGAGCATTAAATACCTTAAATGGAGCCACATATGGAGCAAATGGTTATCTCTGGGTAAACAGTGGAGAAGGAGTGCTTTTGATGCAACCATATACACCGAATAGAGTTGGTCTTAACCTCATCAACTGGACCGACTTCAAGGGAAAATATTTTTTTAAAGAGTTTATTAGCACAGCTAAAAATGGTGGCGGTTGGGTCTCATACTACTGGCCTAAGCCCAATATACCCGAGGAGAGTCCTAAAATTTCTTATGTGACCTATTTCACCCCATGGGACTGGGTTCTGGGGACAGGCCTCTATCTTGATGATATGCAGGAAAATATTTTTTGGATCGTTTTTAAAACCTCGGTAATATTTAGTGCCTGTTTTATTGTTTTTGTTGTCATTGCAATCTTTGTTATAAATTATTTTCTACGACAAATTGGTGAACTTGCAATAAAGGATACTCTTACAAACCTTTATACAAAACGATTCCTCAAAGAGATTTTACCAACTATCTTAACAAAACTGCACCAGGATAACGAAAAGCTTTTGGCAGTAATAGACTTGGATATTGACCACTTTAAAAAAATTAACGCTAACTATGGGCGTAGCTGTGGCGATCGTGTCTTAAAGAGATTAGCCAATATTATTATAGAAAATACCCGGCCAAATGATTTTAGTATTCGTTTTGGTGGTGAAGAGTTTCTTCTTATTGGTTTTTTCAACAATGAAAAAGAGATAATACAAATTACTGAAATAATAAGAACAGAAACAGACTGTTTAGTTTTTGATGAACGCAATGAAAAATTTCACATTACCATTAGCGCTGGTATCGCCATATATAGAGCG